A DNA window from Christiangramia salexigens contains the following coding sequences:
- a CDS encoding DoxX family protein, which translates to MENLTTYITEILILIFVFITFLQSGIDKAMDWKGNIEWLKGHFSETILSGSVSLMVGIILIFEIVTGILSVLGIIWLIAYADTSYALFACVLASITLTMLLFGQRVAKDYAGAFTLTGYFIVTIFGVYLLS; encoded by the coding sequence ATGGAAAATTTAACAACGTACATCACCGAGATCCTTATCCTAATTTTTGTATTTATCACCTTTTTACAATCGGGAATAGACAAGGCAATGGATTGGAAAGGAAATATTGAATGGTTAAAAGGCCATTTTTCTGAGACAATTCTATCAGGTTCTGTATCCTTAATGGTGGGGATAATTTTAATTTTTGAGATTGTTACCGGAATATTATCTGTTCTGGGGATAATTTGGCTTATTGCCTATGCAGATACCTCCTACGCCCTATTTGCTTGTGTGCTGGCATCTATAACCCTAACCATGCTATTATTTGGACAAAGAGTTGCGAAGGATTATGCAGGAGCCTTTACCCTTACTGGATATTTCATCGTCACAATATTTGGAGTATATCTTCTAAGTTAA
- a CDS encoding ATP-binding protein: MLFNDVIGLPHIKNHLTTTADRSRIPHAQLFTGNPGSGVLPMAIAYAQYILCQNSNGENNSAGAESCNLKFKNFSHPDLHFAFPVAGTKEVKKHPVSSHFLDEWRNFLKTNPYGSLFDWYQTLGIENKQGQLSVNEAQDIVKRLSLKSYEGGFKVMIIWMAEKMNTAASNKLLKLIEEPPNKTVFILIAEEEDKIIQTIKSRCQSLHFPPLSELDIAKALIEREQCDESFAKKIAHQSNGDYTKALHLLRKDSGDEQYETWFINWIRTAFKAKGNKATVLELISWSEEIAALGREAQKSFLLYCIDFFRQSLLLNYKAKELVYLEPKTEKFKLENFAPYVNEKNIMEITEALETAIYHIERNGNAKIILTDLSINLTRFLHKKAV; encoded by the coding sequence ATGCTTTTTAATGACGTAATTGGTTTACCACACATAAAAAATCATCTTACAACTACGGCAGACAGAAGCCGAATTCCGCATGCTCAGCTATTTACCGGAAACCCCGGAAGCGGCGTTCTGCCTATGGCCATCGCCTATGCGCAATATATTTTATGCCAAAATTCCAATGGTGAGAATAACAGCGCGGGTGCTGAAAGTTGTAATTTGAAATTCAAAAATTTCTCCCATCCCGATCTGCATTTTGCATTTCCGGTTGCGGGCACAAAAGAGGTAAAAAAACACCCGGTTTCATCCCACTTTTTGGATGAATGGCGCAATTTCCTGAAGACCAATCCTTACGGAAGTCTTTTTGATTGGTATCAGACGCTCGGGATAGAAAATAAGCAGGGTCAGCTAAGTGTTAATGAGGCTCAGGATATCGTTAAAAGATTATCCTTGAAATCCTATGAGGGAGGATTTAAGGTGATGATCATCTGGATGGCCGAAAAGATGAATACAGCTGCCTCCAATAAATTGCTTAAACTTATTGAAGAACCGCCAAATAAAACGGTTTTTATTCTGATCGCTGAAGAAGAGGATAAGATTATCCAAACCATAAAATCCCGCTGCCAGAGCCTGCATTTTCCGCCATTAAGCGAGTTGGATATTGCAAAGGCTTTAATTGAAAGGGAGCAATGTGATGAATCATTTGCCAAAAAAATAGCGCATCAGTCTAATGGAGACTATACAAAGGCGCTTCATCTTTTAAGGAAAGATTCGGGCGACGAACAATATGAGACCTGGTTCATAAACTGGATTCGAACAGCATTTAAAGCCAAGGGAAATAAAGCAACAGTTTTAGAACTCATTTCCTGGAGTGAAGAGATCGCTGCTCTGGGTCGTGAGGCGCAAAAAAGCTTTTTGCTATATTGTATAGATTTTTTCAGGCAGTCGCTCTTATTAAATTATAAGGCCAAGGAGCTTGTTTACCTGGAGCCAAAAACTGAAAAATTCAAGCTGGAAAACTTTGCTCCATATGTAAATGAGAAAAATATCATGGAAATAACCGAAGCGCTTGAAACCGCAATTTACCATATAGAACGTAACGGAAATGCCAAAATAATCCTTACAGATCTATCTATTAACCTAACCAGATTTTTACATAAAAAAGCAGTTTAA
- a CDS encoding phosphoglycerate kinase, with protein sequence MKTIDDYNFNNKRALIRVDFNVPLNEDMEVTDANRIEAAKPTIIKILEDGGSVVLMSHLGRPKGKESKYSLQHVVSKVSEVLGVSVKFVEDSVGEEVVEAAKNLQAGEILLIENLRFHEEETEGDEAFAKELSKLGDIYVNDAFGTAHRAHASTTVVAKFFEDKCFGYLLAKEIKSLDKVLHSKEKPVTAVLGGAKVSSKITVIENILDKIDHLIIGGGMTYTFIKAQGGHIGTSLVEDDKQELALEILKKAKEKGVEVHLPVDSVIADSFSEQASTQIENVDNIPDGWMGLDVGPETLKNFERVIKESKIILWNGPLGVFEMDTFAKGTIKLGEAIAEATKNGAFSLVGGGDSVAAVKKFGFDDKVSYVSTGGGAMLEMLEGKSLPGIEAIGN encoded by the coding sequence ATGAAAACAATTGACGACTACAACTTTAATAATAAGAGAGCATTAATTAGGGTAGATTTTAACGTGCCTTTGAATGAAGATATGGAGGTGACCGATGCCAACAGGATTGAGGCGGCAAAACCTACAATAATTAAAATTCTGGAAGATGGAGGAAGTGTAGTTCTCATGTCTCACCTTGGAAGACCAAAAGGAAAAGAAAGTAAATATTCCCTTCAACACGTGGTATCAAAAGTATCTGAAGTGTTGGGGGTATCTGTGAAATTCGTGGAGGACTCTGTTGGTGAAGAAGTAGTTGAAGCAGCTAAGAATTTACAAGCTGGAGAAATCTTGCTAATAGAAAACCTGCGTTTTCATGAAGAAGAAACAGAGGGTGATGAAGCATTTGCAAAAGAGCTTTCTAAACTTGGAGATATCTATGTGAACGATGCATTTGGAACAGCCCACCGAGCTCATGCATCAACCACAGTTGTGGCAAAATTTTTTGAGGATAAATGCTTTGGATATCTTTTAGCTAAAGAGATCAAAAGTCTCGATAAGGTTTTACACAGTAAAGAAAAACCGGTTACAGCCGTTCTGGGTGGTGCCAAAGTATCTTCTAAGATCACCGTGATCGAGAATATACTTGACAAAATTGACCACCTTATCATTGGTGGTGGGATGACCTATACTTTTATAAAAGCTCAGGGCGGTCATATAGGAACCTCATTGGTGGAAGATGATAAGCAGGAGCTTGCCCTGGAGATCCTTAAGAAAGCTAAGGAAAAAGGAGTGGAAGTACACCTTCCGGTAGATTCAGTGATTGCAGATAGCTTTTCGGAACAGGCAAGCACTCAGATAGAGAATGTAGATAATATACCTGATGGCTGGATGGGACTTGACGTAGGTCCGGAAACTCTTAAGAATTTTGAAAGAGTGATAAAAGAATCAAAGATCATACTATGGAATGGTCCGCTTGGTGTATTTGAGATGGATACTTTCGCTAAAGGAACTATTAAATTGGGTGAAGCCATTGCAGAGGCGACCAAAAACGGAGCTTTTTCTTTAGTTGGAGGAGGAGATTCTGTAGCCGCAGTTAAAAAATTCGGATTTGACGATAAAGTAAGTTATGTGTCTACCGGTGGTGGGGCTATGTTGGAAATGTTAGAAGGAAAATCTCTACCGGGTATCGAAGCCATAGGCAATTAA
- a CDS encoding lytic transglycosylase domain-containing protein, translating into MLKRKCLLLLVLAGMTGYAQENGTKDRVEKANFRVQIFKKDSNTDIKLADPDPEFRDKLPISAMIGDSSKIDLKDLPKAEAIDSLWKLELTNSDLFESMYKSIREQDYEEVVNKDLPTDTLKARLARLNARTPFNVEYNPILESVINSYLKRNKQGMERLMALSTYYFPMFEQSLDKYDIPLEIKYLAIVESALNPRAKSRVGATGLWQFMFTTGKMHGLDVSSYVDERMDPILATEAAAQYLANLYKVFGDWDLVLASYNSGPGNVSKAIRRSGGSTDYWNLRRYLPRETAGYVPAFLATLYLFEYADEHKFQPKKPDVVYFETDTIHVKKLLTFDQISKVTGVEKEMLQFLNPSYKLDIIPFVDDENYTLRLPRPVTGKFVNNEQEIYNFAETEIAEVKEELPKYVETEDRIRYRVKKGDYLGKIAEKYGVGVSSIKRWNNMRSNSLRIGQYLTIYPRKPVAVSNAGNSKKSTSGTNQKIYTVKQGDSLWSISKKFPGVTVQNLRSWNDMNTSSLKPGMKLKISKG; encoded by the coding sequence ATGCTGAAACGAAAATGTTTATTGTTGCTGGTGTTGGCTGGGATGACGGGTTATGCACAGGAAAATGGAACGAAGGATAGGGTAGAAAAGGCGAATTTCAGAGTTCAGATATTCAAGAAGGATAGCAATACCGATATAAAACTTGCAGATCCGGATCCTGAATTCAGGGATAAATTACCTATTTCTGCCATGATAGGGGATTCTTCGAAAATAGATCTAAAGGATCTGCCTAAGGCAGAAGCCATAGATTCTTTATGGAAACTTGAGCTTACTAATTCAGACCTGTTTGAAAGTATGTATAAAAGCATACGTGAGCAGGATTACGAAGAGGTAGTGAATAAAGACCTTCCTACAGATACTTTAAAGGCCAGGCTCGCCCGTTTAAATGCACGAACTCCATTTAATGTGGAGTATAATCCAATTCTGGAAAGTGTTATTAATTCCTATCTAAAACGGAATAAACAGGGCATGGAACGTTTAATGGCCTTGAGCACGTATTATTTCCCGATGTTTGAACAGTCTCTGGACAAATATGATATTCCTCTGGAAATAAAATACCTTGCCATTGTTGAATCTGCCTTGAATCCACGGGCAAAATCAAGGGTTGGTGCAACCGGATTATGGCAATTCATGTTCACGACGGGGAAAATGCATGGTTTGGATGTGAGCTCGTATGTAGATGAAAGAATGGATCCTATTCTGGCTACCGAGGCTGCCGCACAATACCTTGCAAATCTTTATAAAGTATTTGGCGATTGGGATCTTGTTTTGGCTTCCTATAATTCTGGCCCTGGAAATGTTTCCAAGGCTATTAGAAGAAGTGGCGGCTCTACAGATTACTGGAATTTAAGGAGGTATCTACCACGTGAAACTGCAGGTTATGTTCCTGCATTTCTAGCTACTTTATATCTTTTTGAATATGCCGATGAGCACAAGTTTCAGCCTAAAAAGCCTGATGTAGTCTATTTTGAAACCGATACTATCCATGTTAAAAAGCTACTCACCTTCGATCAGATCTCGAAAGTTACTGGTGTTGAAAAGGAGATGCTTCAGTTCTTGAATCCGAGCTATAAGCTGGATATCATTCCATTTGTAGATGATGAAAACTATACCCTAAGGTTGCCAAGGCCGGTAACAGGTAAATTCGTTAACAACGAACAGGAGATCTATAATTTCGCTGAAACTGAAATAGCAGAAGTAAAAGAGGAACTCCCAAAATACGTTGAGACCGAAGACAGAATTAGGTATAGGGTTAAAAAAGGAGATTATTTAGGGAAAATAGCCGAAAAGTATGGGGTTGGCGTTAGTAGCATAAAACGCTGGAACAATATGAGAAGTAATTCTCTTAGAATTGGCCAGTATCTTACGATTTATCCCCGCAAACCCGTGGCGGTTTCCAATGCCGGTAATTCAAAAAAATCAACTTCAGGAACTAATCAGAAGATCTATACAGTAAAGCAGGGTGACTCGCTTTGGAGTATATCCAAGAAGTTTCCAGGCGTTACGGTACAGAATTTGAGGTCCTGGAATGATATGAACACTTCCAGTCTTAAACCAGGTATGAAATTAAAGATTTCTAAGGGTTAA
- a CDS encoding DUF4837 family protein: MKRSLILLASIVFFISCKDDKGTKEKRILSDSSGNINQLTVVIENEKWEGEIGEVIRDHFAAPVDGLPQEEPLFSLSQIPPETFSGFVRNSRIFLKIETDSNKGLNILKDKFARPQTGIVVMGANSEEIVSVIQEKSDSIIGLLKKTELKEKQRRIGKSLKTDESLEEKFGVSLKFPSAYRFAKQEDDFVWIRKEIPKGNMEILVYEVPMSKIENDSSVIANITQMRDSIGKAQIPGPVEGSYMITEKAYAPYLFETTIDGKFTYETRGTWEVKNAFMAGPFVNYAIKDEANNRYIILEGFVFSPSRSKRDNVFELDAILQSARIK; this comes from the coding sequence ATGAAACGAAGCCTCATCCTGCTTGCAAGTATTGTATTTTTTATTTCGTGTAAAGACGATAAAGGAACAAAGGAAAAAAGGATATTATCAGATTCTTCAGGAAATATCAATCAATTGACCGTTGTTATAGAGAATGAAAAGTGGGAAGGAGAAATAGGGGAGGTTATTCGTGATCATTTTGCTGCACCGGTAGATGGACTGCCTCAGGAGGAGCCGTTATTCAGCCTGAGCCAGATACCACCTGAAACTTTTTCTGGATTCGTAAGGAACAGTCGTATCTTTCTAAAAATAGAGACCGATTCTAATAAAGGACTGAATATTTTAAAAGATAAATTTGCGAGACCACAAACGGGTATCGTGGTAATGGGAGCTAATTCAGAGGAGATTGTAAGTGTAATCCAAGAGAAATCAGATTCCATTATAGGTCTTTTGAAAAAGACAGAATTAAAGGAGAAGCAACGCCGAATCGGGAAATCTCTTAAGACTGACGAATCTCTTGAAGAAAAATTTGGGGTTAGTCTTAAATTTCCATCTGCTTATCGTTTCGCGAAGCAAGAGGATGATTTCGTATGGATAAGAAAAGAGATCCCTAAAGGGAATATGGAGATTCTGGTTTATGAAGTTCCTATGAGTAAAATAGAGAATGATTCTAGCGTTATTGCAAATATCACTCAAATGCGTGATTCCATAGGAAAAGCACAGATCCCGGGGCCGGTTGAAGGCTCTTATATGATCACTGAAAAAGCCTATGCGCCATATCTTTTTGAAACAACCATAGACGGAAAATTCACGTATGAGACCCGCGGCACCTGGGAAGTTAAAAATGCGTTTATGGCCGGGCCTTTCGTTAACTATGCGATCAAGGATGAGGCTAATAACAGATACATAATATTGGAAGGCTTCGTGTTCTCACCTTCGCGTAGTAAACGCGATAATGTTTTTGAACTCGATGCGATATTACAATCGGCAAGGATCAAGTAA
- the tatA gene encoding twin-arginine translocase TatA/TatE family subunit: MNAFILPLAIGAPQIILIVVVILLLFGGRKIPELMRGLGSGIKEFKDASKDDEKGGASDDNKKVPGENK, translated from the coding sequence ATGAATGCATTTATTTTGCCTTTGGCCATAGGAGCACCACAAATAATTTTAATTGTAGTGGTGATTTTATTACTATTCGGAGGACGCAAAATCCCTGAATTAATGAGAGGCCTGGGTAGCGGAATTAAAGAATTTAAAGACGCTTCCAAGGATGATGAAAAAGGAGGAGCTTCTGATGACAATAAAAAAGTTCCGGGAGAGAATAAATAA
- a CDS encoding M23 family metallopeptidase: MAQNTKEKKKFAKKLLHKYRMVVLNEDTFEERFSFRLTRLNVFVAVGLSAIFLIAATTVLIAFTPLREYIPGYSSGELKEKATELAFKTDSLQNVIRMNDQYLTSIKSALTGEFELDKLNRDSILSEPITDAEYEEINRIKADSLLREEVAQEDKYNILPTATENINFSLFAPVKGSISEKYNIEEKHYAVDIVVARNSPIKSVADGRVIFAEWTAETGYVIIIEHSYGLLSVYKHNASLTKSQGDMVRAGEVVATAGSTGELTTGPHLHFELWNEGNPVDPTEYIDFK, encoded by the coding sequence ATGGCTCAAAACACCAAAGAAAAAAAGAAGTTTGCGAAAAAACTTCTCCATAAATACAGGATGGTGGTCCTTAATGAGGATACTTTCGAAGAAAGATTTTCATTTCGTTTAACCAGATTAAACGTTTTTGTTGCTGTAGGCCTTTCGGCGATTTTTCTAATTGCCGCTACCACGGTCTTGATCGCATTCACTCCACTAAGAGAATATATACCAGGATACTCGTCCGGTGAATTGAAGGAAAAAGCTACAGAACTTGCATTTAAGACCGATTCTCTTCAAAATGTGATCAGAATGAACGATCAGTATCTAACTTCCATTAAAAGCGCTCTAACCGGCGAATTTGAACTCGATAAACTCAACAGGGATTCTATTCTTAGTGAACCTATAACAGATGCAGAATACGAGGAGATAAACCGAATAAAAGCCGATTCTCTGCTTAGGGAGGAAGTAGCACAGGAGGATAAATATAATATCTTGCCTACTGCTACCGAAAACATTAATTTTTCTCTATTTGCACCGGTTAAGGGATCGATCTCCGAAAAATATAATATTGAAGAAAAACACTATGCGGTAGATATAGTCGTGGCAAGGAATTCACCGATAAAATCTGTGGCAGACGGACGGGTTATCTTTGCAGAATGGACTGCTGAAACCGGTTACGTGATCATTATTGAACATAGTTATGGTTTGCTATCGGTATATAAGCATAATGCCAGCTTAACCAAATCTCAGGGAGATATGGTGAGAGCGGGTGAGGTTGTTGCTACTGCCGGATCTACCGGCGAACTAACTACTGGTCCTCATCTTCATTTTGAATTATGGAATGAAGGAAACCCTGTAGATCCAACTGAATATATTGATTTTAAATAA
- a CDS encoding GH3 auxin-responsive promoter family protein, with protein MSIKSFAAKVFAGYIRNKIDKWADKPEKTQQRVFKELISKAKNTQFGRDHDFKNIHSHSDFIKKVPVRDYEELKPYVDEMVSGKENVLWPGKPLYYAKTSGTTSGAKYIPITKESMPTHINAARNAILCYINDSGKADFVDGKMIFLQGSPELSEKNGVKLGRLSGIVAHYVPGYLQKNRMPSWETNCIDDWESKVDAIVNETVKEDMSVISGIPSWVQMYFERLIDKTGKKVGEIFPNFDLFIYGGVNYEPYRAKFENLIGRKVDSIELYPASEGFFAFQDKQDIKGMLLQLDSGMFYEFIREDEFYSENPKRLSLSEVETGVNYVMIVSTTAGLWAYNIGDTIQFTSLKPYRVIVSGRIKHFISAFGEHVIAKEVEEAMQEAVNETGARISEFTVAPQISPEDNSLPYHEWFVEFESEPEDLDKFAQIIDQSLQRQNAYYLDLIEGKILQRLQVRSVPQNAFQEYMKSIGKLGGQNKLPRLSNDRKIADKLNEII; from the coding sequence ATGTCTATAAAATCTTTTGCGGCTAAAGTATTTGCCGGTTACATCAGAAATAAAATTGATAAATGGGCTGATAAGCCTGAAAAAACTCAACAGAGAGTTTTCAAAGAGCTAATTTCCAAAGCTAAGAATACCCAGTTTGGAAGGGATCATGATTTCAAAAATATACATAGCCATTCAGATTTTATAAAAAAGGTTCCTGTAAGAGATTATGAGGAGCTGAAACCTTATGTTGATGAAATGGTCTCCGGAAAGGAAAATGTGCTGTGGCCTGGAAAACCTCTGTACTATGCCAAGACTTCGGGAACTACAAGTGGGGCTAAATATATTCCTATCACAAAAGAGTCCATGCCAACTCATATCAATGCGGCCAGAAACGCTATCCTTTGTTATATCAATGATTCCGGGAAAGCTGATTTTGTAGATGGTAAAATGATATTTCTTCAGGGAAGTCCGGAACTCAGTGAAAAGAATGGGGTTAAGCTGGGAAGATTATCGGGGATCGTAGCACATTATGTTCCCGGTTACCTTCAAAAGAACCGTATGCCTAGCTGGGAAACGAATTGCATAGACGACTGGGAAAGCAAAGTGGATGCAATTGTGAACGAGACTGTAAAAGAAGATATGTCTGTGATAAGTGGGATCCCTTCTTGGGTTCAAATGTATTTTGAGCGGCTTATAGATAAGACTGGGAAAAAAGTAGGGGAGATCTTTCCTAATTTTGATCTCTTTATCTATGGAGGGGTGAATTATGAGCCCTATCGTGCTAAATTTGAAAACCTCATAGGCCGTAAGGTAGACAGTATAGAACTTTACCCTGCTTCAGAAGGATTTTTTGCCTTTCAGGACAAACAGGATATTAAAGGTATGCTTTTACAACTGGATTCCGGGATGTTCTATGAATTCATCAGAGAAGATGAATTTTATAGCGAAAACCCAAAACGCCTCAGTTTAAGTGAAGTTGAAACAGGAGTTAACTATGTGATGATCGTTTCTACAACAGCCGGATTGTGGGCTTATAATATTGGGGATACCATTCAGTTCACTTCATTAAAGCCATACCGCGTGATCGTTTCTGGCCGAATTAAACACTTTATTTCGGCATTTGGAGAGCATGTGATCGCGAAGGAGGTGGAAGAAGCGATGCAGGAAGCGGTTAATGAAACCGGAGCCAGGATAAGTGAATTTACTGTAGCTCCACAGATCAGTCCGGAAGATAATTCCCTGCCATATCACGAATGGTTTGTTGAATTTGAAAGCGAACCGGAAGATTTAGATAAATTTGCTCAAATTATAGATCAGTCTCTGCAAAGACAGAATGCCTATTATCTGGACCTGATTGAGGGGAAAATTCTTCAAAGGCTTCAGGTGCGCAGTGTTCCGCAAAATGCATTTCAGGAGTATATGAAATCTATAGGAAAACTTGGTGGTCAGAATAAATTACCGAGATTATCCAACGATCGTAAAATTGCAGATAAACTGAACGAGATTATATAA
- a CDS encoding DUF6909 family protein — translation MSILKLQGRTRAQESSSAIERMYITMRHLFNRGFYKPMGVSGETLRESLLTLRPEIYGSVADDKAELEGLLYVIDRLPRGIEECRFINLTSDEGYGNSHFKPIVPPKRRRNCYRIDDEQMNIEITRGRSEIYDILTHLTFLFIESHKIMNRVLIDEDGSVNRDWEKLEAAVNQKEGLSQSQREVALTHTASILGRTFHEISLLYSKFSLPENPDRFLKLVWSLGRMAILEAVKNEKRIITFSPVLRERLGHHIHGEIWANDIKLKLIENGLMERPLHIISANMHSVMNTLYTPYALKSELKKKKVLSIYEELSDSANGPLRNKIVKAALDKGMVFLEDKSGTNIDVQIFDTAQLEEGFSDTKFDKLEDKDKPVIIVMDYAFGEQAYETMDELLKPFNHEGTEHKMNVKSISIMGKAGILEGGKGDIMIPDAHLFEGTADNYPFRNQLKKSDLEGHGIKVVDGAMITVLGTSLQNKDILRFFHDSTWNVCGLEMEGAHYHKAIQAASRLRRSISEDVKVRYAYYASDNPLETGSTLASGGLGTSGVKPTYLITEKILEQIFNS, via the coding sequence ATGTCGATATTAAAATTACAGGGCCGTACAAGGGCACAGGAAAGTTCCAGCGCCATAGAGCGCATGTACATTACAATGCGTCACCTGTTCAACAGGGGATTTTATAAACCTATGGGGGTTTCTGGGGAGACGCTTAGAGAGTCACTTCTTACCCTTAGACCGGAAATATATGGATCTGTTGCAGACGATAAAGCCGAACTCGAAGGTCTGCTTTACGTTATAGATCGTTTGCCACGAGGAATAGAGGAATGTCGTTTTATCAATTTAACCAGTGATGAGGGGTATGGGAATTCTCATTTTAAGCCTATCGTTCCTCCAAAAAGAAGAAGGAATTGTTACCGGATAGATGATGAACAGATGAATATAGAGATCACCCGAGGCAGATCGGAGATCTATGATATATTAACTCATCTTACGTTTTTATTCATCGAATCCCATAAGATCATGAACAGGGTATTGATAGATGAAGATGGAAGCGTGAACAGAGATTGGGAGAAACTTGAAGCCGCCGTTAATCAAAAAGAGGGACTTTCGCAGTCACAGCGTGAAGTTGCTCTGACTCATACAGCGAGTATTCTCGGAAGAACCTTCCATGAAATATCATTGTTATATTCTAAATTTTCACTTCCTGAGAATCCGGACAGGTTTTTAAAACTTGTTTGGTCATTGGGTAGAATGGCGATTCTAGAGGCGGTTAAGAATGAAAAGAGGATCATCACCTTTAGTCCTGTTCTTAGAGAAAGATTAGGGCATCATATACATGGTGAGATCTGGGCGAACGATATTAAACTGAAATTGATCGAAAATGGTTTAATGGAGCGTCCACTGCATATCATCAGTGCAAATATGCACAGTGTTATGAATACACTTTATACGCCGTATGCGCTGAAAAGTGAACTTAAAAAGAAGAAAGTTCTTAGCATTTACGAGGAATTGAGTGATAGCGCTAACGGACCTTTAAGAAATAAAATAGTGAAGGCTGCGCTTGACAAGGGCATGGTCTTTCTTGAGGATAAGAGCGGAACTAATATAGATGTACAGATCTTTGATACTGCCCAACTGGAAGAAGGCTTTTCCGATACTAAATTCGATAAACTGGAAGATAAGGATAAACCCGTTATTATCGTGATGGACTATGCTTTTGGTGAGCAGGCCTATGAAACTATGGATGAGCTTCTTAAACCTTTTAATCATGAAGGTACTGAGCATAAGATGAATGTGAAGTCAATTTCCATCATGGGTAAAGCAGGGATCCTTGAAGGAGGTAAAGGAGACATTATGATCCCCGATGCTCACTTGTTTGAAGGTACTGCTGATAACTATCCTTTCCGAAATCAGTTGAAAAAATCTGATCTTGAGGGACACGGTATTAAGGTTGTAGACGGAGCCATGATCACTGTATTGGGAACATCACTGCAGAACAAGGATATATTGAGGTTCTTCCACGACTCTACCTGGAACGTATGTGGTCTTGAGATGGAAGGTGCTCATTATCATAAGGCAATTCAGGCAGCTTCCAGATTAAGAAGAAGCATAAGTGAAGATGTTAAGGTAAGGTATGCGTATTACGCATCAGATAATCCATTAGAGACCGGATCTACACTGGCTTCCGGAGGGCTTGGTACATCTGGAGTTAAACCGACATATCTGATTACAGAGAAGATATTGGAGCAAATTTTTAATTCCTAA
- the rfbC gene encoding dTDP-4-dehydrorhamnose 3,5-epimerase, with amino-acid sequence MQVEETGLKDCFLVKPKIFEDHRGIFLESYHRERFHVLTGIDTEFVQDNQSVSRYGVLRGLHYQKGDHAQTKLVRVIYGKVLDVVVDLRPDSPSYKKTYSVILDDKNLYQLYIPKGFGHGFVTLSEKSVFAYKCDQYYKPGAEGGIIYNDPDLNINWNLPHDKLILSDKDQALPTLKDSF; translated from the coding sequence ATGCAGGTAGAAGAAACAGGCTTAAAAGATTGTTTTCTTGTTAAACCCAAGATCTTTGAAGATCATCGCGGCATCTTCCTGGAATCATATCACCGCGAACGATTCCATGTGTTGACCGGTATAGACACCGAATTTGTTCAGGATAATCAATCGGTTTCCAGATACGGCGTCCTGAGAGGATTGCATTATCAAAAAGGAGATCATGCTCAAACCAAACTGGTAAGGGTGATCTATGGGAAAGTTTTGGACGTGGTGGTGGATCTAAGACCTGATTCTCCGAGTTATAAAAAGACATATTCAGTAATTCTGGACGATAAGAATCTTTATCAGTTATATATCCCAAAAGGATTTGGCCATGGTTTTGTGACGCTTTCAGAAAAATCTGTTTTCGCTTACAAATGCGATCAATATTACAAACCGGGCGCCGAAGGCGGCATTATTTATAATGACCCCGACCTGAATATTAACTGGAATTTACCTCATGATAAACTCATACTTTCAGATAAAGATCAGGCCTTACCGACCTTAAAAGATTCATTTTAA